CAATCACCATCATAGATAAATGGTAAATGAAATATTCTGGTTGCTACATGTCAGCTTGCCAAGGTCAACATGGCTGTTAATGCAGCTAAGCAAAATAAATATCACCCCCCAAGTTTAATCTTTATAATCTGCCCTTTAGTagtaggttttgtttttaatctcctGATTTACAACTCAGGTTGAAATATAATTAGCAAGAAACAGATGTTTAGATGTTTGCAGATAATTTCTGAAATACAATTAAGAATACAGTAATATTTAAAAGAGTGGAAGAAAATTGGTCCTACTTGATCTACAAGACATCATTTATTTTAATGCATTATTCATTATTGTTTACCTGGTACTGTCATTTCCTTAAAAGTAATGGATGACTTTTAAAtgcttgcttaaaaaaatataaaaacaccTGCCAGATTTTCCATCTTTACCGTCACAGTCAAGACGGCTTTTGTTACCAATATCCATAAAATACTAAATTACCAGTATGTAAATGTTGAATTTGCCTATGTGTTAATTTAACTGATACATGTTATCATCATATTAAACTAAACATGTTGTTTCAGACCCTCTGAATAAAAGGCTGATGATGTTTAAGAAAAATTTCCCCTAAGtctttacaggtttcagagtaataattaaaagcaaacaaagcacaaacaaaaaccaccttgaaatgtataaaaacaaataactttgttttCAAAACTCCAAACCAGCGAGTCAAGGGCTGATTTTCAAATGATCATTTTGTTTGGCTTATGTGATGTGTGTGTTCATTTTGTGACTATGAATCCATATTACTGTATTTTCACACACCAGACAACGTCCATTTAAGTAATGTTTTCGATCAAAAAGGTGAGCTTGTGAAATGAGGATTTCTAAGTGCAGATTTCTGAAGACACAACCATACATGTAGTGCTTTAGAGCTACCTCAGATCACTCAAAACTTCTATCCCAAAAATCACCCCCAAAAATGTATCCCAAAAGTTTATTTTGAACAATAAAGGGCAGAGTTGAAAAATTAGTTTCCATCTTCTAGTCTACGTAAggaaatatgaaaaaataaactATTCAAGCATGTAattttgggaaagggactgtcctTTTTAATTAGATGCAGATGAACAAAGTTTAATATCAATTATAAAATGTTtgctctttttatttaaaaaccccAGCAATTTTCTTGGTACATGATGAATTCCACTGCAGTCTTGATATTGTGAAACTGAAGTGTGTTTTTAGTTCAAGTTTTAAAGTGGGTGCAGTGTGAAAAGTAGAAATatgaagaaataaaaaggtaGAAAGTATACAATCACAAATGTTTCACAAAAAAAGACACAATCAGTCTACATTTTGCAATTAAAAGGGCTACAGTAAACTAAGGTGAGTGCTATGttaatagaaaaagaaaaatttttGCACACAGAAAAGACTGATTATAAATAGCTGAAACTTTAATTTTTTCTACTATTTCTGAAAATTTTCATGCAAATGAACACAAAGTTGCCTTTAAAAACATGAAACAATACAAAAAGTAAGAAAGTTTGCTAGTAATGCAAGCACAGCAGAAGCCGATTTCCAAATGCAAAGTAAATAGTATCCATGGATTTATTTTTATCtcttaatgaaaaataaatcataTGTTTCCAATAAAGGGACAGACAAATCAGGCATACACAGAACTGTCAGCCGTCAAATAACTGCTACTCTCAATTCCCATACTCAGGGTCAAGGATTATCTGAATAATcaagtaaaattaaaataatgtaaagaaAATTGATTTAACTCACAAAACTCTCCTTTCAAAACAGCAGCATTGCTATTTTATCAGAGCAAGACAAACATGGGTGCATCCAGAGAAGCACCTAACATTTGGGTGATTGCATTTCTATAGTCCAATAACTGAAGTAGGCTAATGTTCACAATCTGTTTttgctcattaaaaaaagctctccttgtttgtgttttttgctcCCCCAAACACTCAGTCTGAATTTCTCCACAAGTGCATTACAAAGCAAGGACCTGAAGATCTCAAATCAGTGATGTTGGTGCCTACGGAAGAGTTAAAAGCAGTTCCAGCACTACCTCTGCCAAAGTAGCAGCAGGGAGCTGTCCACTTGCCCTAGTTCTGAAATTGACCCATGGTTGTAGGCCAATCTTTGGCATGCTAGAACCTGTGTGTGGCTTTGCAAGAGAGAACCACAGTCCAGCTGAAGAACTTAATGCATGCAGAAAATTATTAGACAGACTGACAGTTTTATGTTAGTCATATGCAATTCCAGAGTAGGTCAGATATTCCCAATGACTTGCACCCGGTTGCTGGCAGGGCACTTCAAAAACTTGAGCTTACTCCCCAATGTTTTAACTTGGAGCGTGTATATGATGGGGTTCCCCAAAGAATTAATGGTTATCATCATAGCAGTACAGTTTCGAAACACATAGACACTTGGATACAGGTCAGTGGGGCACAGATGGTTGGCTGCATCTAACACGACTCCTCCAACGAAAGGTGCATAGGAAACCAGTGCCAGAAGCCAGATAAAGACACTAGTTCTGGCAACCTGGACTTCAGCTGATTTGTAGGTGCCATTGGCTTGTCCACATGCTCCCATTGTGAACTTCTGTTTCCTCAATATGGCAATGATGCTAAGGTAGGTGAACAGAGGCAAGATAAAGGCCACCGCACAGTTGGGGATGGTGATTAAGATGAGGTAGTCAACACAAAATGGGCTGTAGAGAGCAGACATGTTTTCTTTGTTATGCAAGCAGTTCCACCCCATTAGAGGTATACAGCTCAAAGAGACAGCAAGTGCCCAGTTAATTAGAGCTGCAGCCAGCGACTGGTTTCGGGAAACCCTGCATCTCATCCTGAGGCTTTCTGCCACAGCCAAGTAGCGCTCAATTCCAATGCTGACTAAGTTATAGATGGTAGACAGAATAGACATAGTATAAAAGGCATACGCTATGAGGATATCCTTGGATCCAAAGATTGTGCTTTCTGGGTTAGTGATGAACAGCATTGAAATCCAAAAGCCTGAAGAGCTGGTGAGAAGATCAGAAAATGCCAAATTGCAGAAAAGAATAAAGATGGGTTTATGCAGATCCTTTGTagataatatggtaatgatgACCGCACAGTTGAAGATCACAGATATTACGTTAATGATCAATTGAGGGATACCCAGTGCAAGGACTAGATGCGAGCTCCAGATTTCAGTGCTGTTGACAGAGCAGTTCAGGTGTCTGTTCATGGTGGAAAATCCAGTTTTAAACAGCTAAAAAACACTGCTTTGCATATCCTATATCCCGTGAGAGCGAACAATACAAGATGTATTACTGTCCCCCTGCTCTGCAGTTCAAAAATTTATCTTTTTGTTGGAATTTCTGTTGCCACAATATCATCCTAATAATGGATTAAACTTCAACCCTTAGTGCatttaaagcactttggatatCAATTCAGGGACATGACTAAACCCCGTCAGGTTGCTAGGATAATCAAAGGTGGCAAACATATTCAATAAAGTATCATTCATCTCCCTATGGCAACCTTCCTCTGCCTACAGCAATCTTTATCAAGAAGTAAATATTCACTGCCTACAGTGGCATTATATGATCAGATTAGTAATTATAAAGTCTTGGATGgtatcctaaaaaaaaaaaaaaacctaatgtGAATTCAGGCCCTAATTCATAGATAGATTAGACAGAGATAGATATGCTAGTATGGTAATATTTAGCGGAGCATGTCGCTGGGTAGAAATTAAATGTGGAAAACAACATTTTAGTTTCACTGTCTTGAGCCCCAATCCAGTAGAGCACTTaaaaacatgcttaaagttatacttgtgtgtagtcccattgatttcagtggaattctcatgtgcttaaagttaagcatgtgcttacgtgCTTTTGCTGGTTCAGGGCCCTGGTCTTCAATTCAATTTCTTTGTAGAAAAAGATTCCAATTTATTGCTCAGCTTTCATTTCAGAGTGAATCTTAAAGCGTCTCATATCCTGGCTGTTTACAGACCTCCAGTATTATGTTCTTAATTGAAATCAGCCATTTTCTGCCTCTCTATAGATCTGATGAGAGTCAGGGCTGATAATTTCTTAATCCAGCCTCTCACACAGAGTTGTGAGCTGTAATTTCATCTCAGAACTATACTCAAGGGGTTACACCTACCAAAAATGCTCCTAACCATTAAAGCTTCAATACAACAGTGTCCCCtgagttaaaattaaaaattattttatgcacaaaaatatatatagttaACGTATGCCTAACACATTGCATAGGGAATACATCAGAATCTCTAGCAGCAATTTGATAGACAGAATCAACAATGTAGTAGCTAAATGCCTGTTGTTCTCACAGTTGCAACTGGTCTGAACAGTAGCAGTTCAATTTTTCTAAGCACAGTACAGACATGGTAAGACAACAGATCCCCAAGCCTGCAATCAAATCCCTTTGCAAAGTCCCAAAGGGGCTCCATGCAGGTGGAAGGGTCTGCCCACACAGAGCTGATTACAGAACTGAAACCTATATGTGCAGAATTATCATTTTCAGGAAGGACATTCAAAAATGCTTCATGACCAATAGCTAACTATAAGGCCTGAGTCTCATCTCtcttacagtggtgtaaatcatGAGCCCCTCCTACTGttttctttttgaagttaaaaCATATATTGAATAAGAGGGTCTATTAGTAGGATTTTCAAACGCACCCAagcaagttaggcacctaactcttaaTGAAATCAAGAGAAGTTAAGCACGTAAgctacttaggtgcttttgaaatcccATCGTATGTATTTATCTAGTCCTGATACAAGTTTGTAAAAGGCAAACGACAAGCATCTGTATTTGTATATATTCATTAAGGGATATTCCACGTGGTACCAGTATAATTAATGACTACtttctgatcttttttttttttttgaaaagctaCATGAGTTCCAAGAACCGGGTTTAAAGTGCTTCAGCCTAGTTAGAAAACGGCTGGTGTTGAATGTACATTATAAAAATGCATGTTAGACAGTAGAGGTCACTGTTGTTACAAAGAATGTTCTACAGCTATACACATTGTGAGTGGGAAAAATGAAGAAATTGGGACAATTTCAGAGTTCTCTGGGAGTACCACAAAATCCCCCCTTAGAAAGTTTTTGCTGAGTCTgatggatttctttttttttttaaacatcatatCAGCCATTTCAAACAGTAAATCAATAAGTGAATTTGCACTGGTACACAAGTACCTTTTCTACACCCAAACAGCTGCTTTTGGTTCATaaaactgtttctttttttatatacagCCCTCTCTTTTTATCACAAGAAATCTTCTGGACAGAGACCTGGTGAAATATTTATGCTGTTATTTGGCTGTCCAAACTGAGGACCCAATGATGCAAGTTTCCTGTAAGCAAAATGACCAAATTGGGTTATATCAAAAACTTTCTAGAACAGAATAATTACAGAATAATTTTAAACCAGCTGATGATGCACCAAGTCATGAGTTTGCATCATTATTCTATAATCATAggattcatttttattaaaaataagcaTCTTATTACAGTTAAATGGTAATATCGCTACACTGTAACTCAAACAGCAGTTTTGGACTTGGTGTAGGATTTACTAGCATGGGTGAATTTCTATGGACTGTGTTATATGGGAGGTCAGGGACTAGATtctcataattgtcccttctgtccttaaaatctatgaatctgtgaatcaCATAATAGTTCTGCCAGCATTTTACAACATTCAGCTAACTGGAAACCGAAAGTAAGAAATCCATATGAAAATGCTGGATGGACATGAAAAGGAAACCAAAATAATCCCACTTTATACTAAGGATACCTTTATAAAGTTGCTAAAGGCTTAACAGGTGCTGTAAGCATGTTACAAATGTAAATAGTGTGCATTATAGAGGGTTATAAGAACATCAGTCAAGGTGTTATCAACGGTTATAGGCAAACTATCGACCTGTTTGACTCTACAACAGTTGATCAACcccttattaaaaatatatttctgatatattaaccctttataaacatACTCAATGCAAAGTGTGACCCACCAAAAGTTGTGTGTTAATGTTTTTCTATACACTCTGTTTGTCCTCTTACTACTTCATCATCCAGGCAGCTGGCGTGTTGTTTTGCTGAGTACTCTTCTGCTATCTCGGCCACTAACACCACCTCTCTGGCAGTACCGCGGAGGGGGCAGCAGTTCCTGTCAGCATCTCACTAGATCCACCGACATACAGGTCAGACAAAAGGGGAGAATAGTGGGACCAGCAGCAGTAAAGCTATTAAGggtacatttttcaaaagcacctaagttcaATGGAACTGAGGCTCCAAAGTGaaccagacacttttgaaaatgttaccttaaGTCTCTTGGGAATCTAGAGTTCTGGGGTGAAATATCCTGTGAAGCAGTGGTCTGATTAAAGAGTAATATCAAACAGAGCATAAATAGCTTCTTTGTGAAAAGCTCAGGGATCTTCCTAATTCTCTAATGGAtttgccaaataaaataaaatttaaaaaatccatccAATATTACTAGATGAAAACAGGTATTAGTGAAGTAGTAGAGAGTGCTGATTTATTATGCATTTATGTAGAGGAAGCCAGACTTCTATCTTTTCAGCTTTTTGCAAGAGAGTTTTGAactttcaaaaatatatataaggaATGGTTTAAAGCTGAGGATGAAAGCTATGCAAGACAGGAGACCACCTACTCTGCCAGAGCTGAACATCTATCGTGGGCCTCCcccatgagtcaacagtgtaacactgttgcaaaaaaagcaaacatcattctgggaagtattagcaggagtgttataagcaagacacgagaagtaattcttttgcTCTGCTcggcactgattaggcctcagctggagtattgtgtccggttctgggcgccacatttcaggaaagatgtgcacaaattggagaaaatccagagaagagcaacaaaaatgataaaaggtctagaaaacatgacctaggagggaagattgaaaaaattgggtttctttagtctggaaaagagaagactgagagggtacaaggtaacagttttcaagtacctaaaaggtttgttataaggaggagggagaaaaattgttcttcttaacctctgaggataagaactagaagcaatggccttaaattgcaggaagggtggtttaggttggacatcaggaaaaactttttaactgcAATAAAttgtccagggaggttgtggaatctccatcattggggatttttaagagcaggttggacaaacacctgtcagggaaggtctagataatacctagtcctgccatgagtgcaggggactggactaggtgacctctcaaggtcccttccagttctatgattaccAGAGCACCTGATGATCtttatttagcctcacaacaccactgagaagtagggaagtgctactgtccccattttacagatgagtaactaaggcacagaaagactaagtgacttacttaaggtcacacaggaagtctgtagcacagCAGAGAAGTGAACCTAGGTCACTGAAGTCCCAGGCTAATGTCCTAACCATTAGAGCATCCTTCCTTTCATCTTCCCTTGGCCAAAAGCTCAATAGGTTCAGATGTGACCTGGTGTTACCAGGAAGTAGCTGATTTATATCTACCTGTTTGACACCTATTGATGAagagcactatataagagctaggtggtaTTATATTATAGTGTGAAAACAAATGCCAAGTAATAACAATATTTTGCTCTTCTCTATCACCTTTCCCCCCAGGATATCATAgtgttttataaacattaattaagctTCCTGTTAcctgtgtggggcagggaagtATTAATGTACGCATTTTACAGATAAAGTGAGAGACAGAAATTGGAGGCGTACGTTTTTCGAAGTGTCCACTAATATTGGGTGCCCCAGTTCTTGAGTGCCAGCCTGAAACAACTAGGGTCTGATTTCAgacgtgctgagcacctgcagatcCCTTGGTATTCAACTGGAGTTGTGGGTTGtctgcacctctgaaaaatcaggccctagttgCCTCACACCAAGTCAATTTCCAAACAAGGAGTAGAACCCAGAAGCCATGACACTCAGCCCCCACATGATAACCGTTAGACAACACCGTCTATTATTAGCATTATAAAGGGAAAAATTCTGTTCAGGTCTGTTAGGCTAATGATCCATTTGAAAACCTaacttaaaaatattaattgaatttttaaaatgggaaagagTTTGCTTATATATTTAATTTCCCAACTTTGTTGTGgcaagacaagaaaaaaaatacaggtcAGGCCTTTGGACCAGGcccctctctctccagctctctTCTAAATCTAagaaattatttatattacagtagcactcagAGGCCCCAGTCAGACAGAACcatcattgtgctgggtgctgtataaATCCACAAAAAAAAGTGAGTCCCCACCCCAAAGAATTTGCAGTCTAATTCGAAACATGAGACAACAGGTATAGCCTATAAGAGAGGTCATTGGCAGGCGGTGAAAGACCAGGGTAGTGGTTCTAGGAACACAGGATTACTTGGACTAGCTATGTGCATAATTTGCAGCTttcaatctttttaaaaatatgtacatGAATATGAGATTGAATCAATCTCTAAGAGGCCAGTTGTCCAGCCATCAGTCAAGCtgctttttgctttgttttaaaggCCGTATTTTGTGTTGCAGGAATATACTATACCAGGggtcctcaaactgggggtcatgacctcTCAGGGGGTTGAGAGGTTATTATACGGGGGGGggatcacaagctgtcagcctctaccccaaaccccatttcacctccagcatttataatagttttaaatatgaaaagaagtgtttttagtgtacggggggggggggtgtcacactcagaggcttgctgtgtgaaagggatcaccagtagaaaagtctgagaaccactggactatacCATGTAGAAGATATATGACACCAGAAAGATCATCTTGTGACTTTAACCATTCTTACTGTCAGTAAACAGATATAAAGAGATGGGAAATTACtgcctttttattactgacagaATAGAGCTCAGGAATGCTTGCAGGAAGTTTGCAGATAAAAAACAGTCCCAATAAACAATAATTTTTTTAGCTAGACAAATGAGAATGTAAAGTGGCACGTTTATGGGTGAGAGAGGTCACTTTCCAACAACGAACCCTTTAACTCCATAGCGTCACATGACTTTTAAGTGCTACATTCTAGTATACATGAGCTTAGGTGTTAGAATATTAGGCCACCCAGTGCTGAATAATTCAAAGGGAGCCCTTTAGTCTTGGTCTTACATTGAAACATTCACTTTGAAACTGTGCCACTCAACCGCGGAAGGCTCAATACTCTCAAAATGCCCAATGACACCAAGAAAGAGCTTGGACTAGAGAGTTTTGAACAACATGTACACATGTCACTGGGGCCATGCTTGCGGGAAGTGTGCAATGGAGCTAAGCATGCTCACTTTCCCCCTGAAGATACCTCCTATTCTCTCTGTGCAGACACCTGCACAACTAGCTTCTCACACCTCATACCaaagcgcctcagggcagggatcaTCTCCTGCTCTATATCTGTACAGTGTCAAACATAATGTTACTCAGTCTCAGTTGTGGCCTTTAtgtgctgctgtaatacaaataataagtgaCAGTAATACTGTCTGCTGGGATCTGGATAGAATCACTTAGGCGTGCTTCCTGAGAGGGGTCCACTTTATGGGGAAGTCATGCACAGTTTTGTCCATGTACATTAGCACAAGGCATCTCAGAATTTGTCCTATGGGGGAATATCATGCATCCTGAGTTTTGTGTTGAAAACAAAAAGCAGTTTGTAAAATATCTAAGACAAATTCTGCAAGTCCTCActgaggcaaaacttccactgacacCAGTGGGAGACTGGCCTGTCTGAAGACTGCAGAATTTCACCCtatgattttaaataaatgtgcaaAAACTGTTTCTGAAGTTATGGGAGAAGATGCTGCACTGCAATGTGATGAGTAAGATAATACTTTGTGCCTCTATTGCACCTCACATCACCCAGTGTTATCCCTCCAGTTGTTTATGCTTATTTTACATCTAGGAAAAGTGAAGCactgagaggttaagtgatttgtccaaggaaACACAGGAAGACAGTGGCAGAAATAGGTCTGACTCACCATTCTATGTTTGAGCCCCAGACCTTTCTTGCTATAAAATTCCACAGTCCCAACATACAATAACAATTTTTCCCAACCATCCCCTCATTCTATTAAAAATATGCATTAACAAACTGTGGACAGCAAATATCCTGTCCCAAATTATGAAAGACAAAGAGCAGGCTGGGTCTTATAAAGGAAAAACATACCATTCCTGCTTGCCATGACCTCCAGCACAGTTTTGGCACAAGAATACACATCTATTCAGCATTTCAATCTAGATCCAGCAGGCCTGCAAAGAAGGAACATTCAGCAAAGTAAAAGCAAGAAGCCTATTTAcccaatttttgttttaattaatgtgGATTAAAGCCTCCCTCTTTGGATAGGAAGACCAAGAGTCGGGTGTATAATCTCTTTCCAACATTTTTGCTGCGACTCTTTCAAAACAGAAGGTtttgctcctcccccaccccttcccactgaAGAATTTCTATGTCCTAGTTTTTCAATTAACTGAAAATGTTCTAGCAGGAATTTGAATCCAAGATGATTATCAGGCTTTAATGTCTCAGGATATTGTTCAGCAGCCAGATAACAGAACTATATTAGCTACAAGCCACAGACGGAGAAGCAAAAGAAGGAAGTAAAAACCTTGTGCAGTCAAAGTAGCACGTGACGCGAT
This genomic stretch from Gopherus flavomarginatus isolate rGopFla2 chromosome 19, rGopFla2.mat.asm, whole genome shotgun sequence harbors:
- the LOC127037675 gene encoding lysophosphatidic acid receptor 1-like yields the protein MNRHLNCSVNSTEIWSSHLVLALGIPQLIINVISVIFNCAVIITILSTKDLHKPIFILFCNLAFSDLLTSSSGFWISMLFITNPESTIFGSKDILIAYAFYTMSILSTIYNLVSIGIERYLAVAESLRMRCRVSRNQSLAAALINWALAVSLSCIPLMGWNCLHNKENMSALYSPFCVDYLILITIPNCAVAFILPLFTYLSIIAILRKQKFTMGACGQANGTYKSAEVQVARTSVFIWLLALVSYAPFVGGVVLDAANHLCPTDLYPSVYVFRNCTAMMITINSLGNPIIYTLQVKTLGSKLKFLKCPASNRVQVIGNI